A window of Aurantibacillus circumpalustris genomic DNA:
TTTTGTATGTGTTGTTTGCCAAAATTAGTTCTGAAAAAGAACGGGGATACATCAATCAGTTTATGATTGCGTTATGAAAATCAGCGCAAAAAATACAAATGTTAACCTTCACGCAAAAAGAAATATTAAATTAAATCTGAGGTAATAATTTCGTTACATTGAAATAATGTTAGACGAACAATCAAAAGAAAAACAAGAATAAAAAGTAGTAAGATTAGTACTCAAACGTACCATACGTTGATTTAATGGTGACGTGCTTTCCAGAACCCTTTTCCACACGCCCAATAATCTGCGCATCCACATTAAAACTTTTGCTAATAGCAATTATTTTTTCGGCGTATGCTTCATCAACATATAATTCCATGCGGTGACCCATGTTAAACACCTTATACATTTCTTTATAATCGGTATGACTCTGTTCGTGAATGGTTTTAAAAAGAACTGGCACCTCAAACAAATTATCTTTAATGATATGTAAATTATCGTTAATAAAATGTAAAACCTTTGTTTGCGCGCCGCCACTGCAATGCACGATACCATCAATAAAAGCACCAACTTCAGAAATTATTTTTTTAATAATTGGTCCATAGGTGCGTGTAGACGACAAAACTAATTTCGCGGCGTCTATTTTTTCTGTGATGATTTTTCCGTTTTCATCTTTATAAGAGACTTCTACTTTGTCCTGCAAATTCAAGCCGCCGGTGTACACAACACTCTCTGGTAAAGCAGAATCAAAACTCTCTGGATATTTTTTAGCAAGTGACTTATTAAACACATCGTGACGCGCACTGGTAAGTCCATTGCTGCCCATCCCTGCATTGTATTCGTTTTCATAGGTCGCCTTTCCTGAACTGCTTAAGCCAACAATAACATTTCCAGCTTTTATATTGTGATTAGAAATTACTTTGTTGCGAGCCATTCTGCATGTAACTGTACTATCCACAATAATTGTTCGGACTAAATCGCCAACATCCGCAGTTTCACCACCTGTGGAGGTAATAGAGATCCCATTCTCTCTAAGATTTTGTAACACCTCTTCTGTTCCGTTAATGATTGCTGAAATAACATCGCCGGGAATTAAATTTTTATTTCTTCCGATGGTGGATGACAAAATAATGTTTTCTGTTGCGCCAACACAAATCAAATCGTCCACATTCATAATCACAGCGTCTTGCGCAATTCCCTTCCACACACTTAAATCACCGGTTTCTTTCCAATACATATAAGCTAAAGCAGATTTTGTTCCTGCTCCATCTGCATGCATCACTAAACAATGTTCTTCACTGCCAGTTAAAAGATCTGGAACAATCTTACAAAAGGCTCTTGGAAACAGTCCTTTATCTATATTGGCAATGGCCGCGTGTACATCTTCTTTACCCGCCGAAACGCCTCGTAATTGGTATTTATTATCGCTCATAAATCGAGCCTAAAGATAAAGATTTGATTCAAGATAATATGTTTATTTTTGCACACTTGAATTCAGAAAAGCTCAGAATATCCATTGTAAACTACACTAACACCCTACCTTTTAAATGGGCTTTAAAACGCAATTCTTTGTTGGAACAAATAGATCTTCAGGAAGATATT
This region includes:
- a CDS encoding AIR synthase related protein gives rise to the protein MSDNKYQLRGVSAGKEDVHAAIANIDKGLFPRAFCKIVPDLLTGSEEHCLVMHADGAGTKSALAYMYWKETGDLSVWKGIAQDAVIMNVDDLICVGATENIILSSTIGRNKNLIPGDVISAIINGTEEVLQNLRENGISITSTGGETADVGDLVRTIIVDSTVTCRMARNKVISNHNIKAGNVIVGLSSSGKATYENEYNAGMGSNGLTSARHDVFNKSLAKKYPESFDSALPESVVYTGGLNLQDKVEVSYKDENGKIITEKIDAAKLVLSSTRTYGPIIKKIISEVGAFIDGIVHCSGGAQTKVLHFINDNLHIIKDNLFEVPVLFKTIHEQSHTDYKEMYKVFNMGHRMELYVDEAYAEKIIAISKSFNVDAQIIGRVEKGSGKHVTIKSTYGTFEY